From Paenibacillus graminis, a single genomic window includes:
- a CDS encoding winged helix DNA-binding domain-containing protein has product MNTNIAYRRLANQLINSPISLEPEEVVRRLGALQAQDYLQAVWAVGLRTPSATLAAVERAIAEGKIVLTWTLRGTIHCVPPEDVKWLLRLSGPRLLKQAVRRMAQLELDEGTLERSRKIIYNALKSGGSIRRPDLLALLEGEGIRTEGQRGYHILWHSAYSGLICFGPRNGKQQTFVLLDKWVEHSRQLSFEESLSELALRYFTAHGPATVKDLAWWAGITLTEARAGLEAVKPKLISEIITGAEYWMPATPAETQLPSKEVQLLPGFDEYILGYNDRSAVLEPETAPRIVPSNNGVFLPAIAADGQILGTWKRTVKTKGIELKFSPFEPLEHKWREKLMQAAERYAAFLGLPVLKTECEEAHTAR; this is encoded by the coding sequence ATGAATACTAACATCGCATACCGCAGGCTGGCTAACCAGCTGATCAACAGCCCGATCTCTCTTGAGCCGGAGGAAGTTGTCCGGAGACTGGGTGCGCTTCAGGCACAGGATTATCTGCAGGCAGTATGGGCGGTTGGCCTGCGCACGCCTTCAGCAACGCTGGCCGCGGTTGAACGGGCGATCGCGGAAGGAAAGATTGTGCTGACCTGGACACTCCGCGGAACGATTCATTGTGTGCCGCCGGAGGATGTGAAATGGCTGCTTCGGCTGAGCGGGCCCCGTCTGCTCAAGCAAGCTGTGCGAAGAATGGCGCAATTGGAGCTGGATGAAGGAACGCTGGAACGGTCGAGAAAAATCATCTATAACGCACTCAAGAGCGGCGGAAGCATACGGCGGCCCGATTTGCTTGCCCTGCTTGAAGGCGAAGGCATCCGCACCGAAGGGCAGCGGGGCTATCATATTTTGTGGCATAGTGCGTACAGCGGTCTGATCTGCTTCGGCCCCCGGAACGGTAAACAGCAGACCTTTGTCCTGCTCGACAAGTGGGTGGAGCATTCCCGGCAGCTGTCCTTCGAGGAATCACTATCGGAGCTGGCCTTGCGCTATTTTACAGCCCATGGACCGGCGACTGTCAAGGATTTGGCATGGTGGGCCGGAATCACACTAACGGAGGCCAGGGCAGGGCTTGAGGCAGTAAAGCCTAAACTCATATCTGAAATCATTACAGGTGCTGAGTACTGGATGCCAGCAACACCTGCCGAGACACAACTCCCCTCCAAAGAAGTTCAGTTGCTGCCGGGTTTTGATGAATATATTCTCGGCTACAATGACCGCAGTGCTGTGCTTGAACCGGAGACGGCACCGCGCATTGTTCCTAGCAATAACGGTGTATTTCTGCCGGCGATTGCTGCGGACGGCCAGATCCTCGGCACCTGGAAACGGACCGTCAAGACAAAGGGCATTGAGTTAAAGTTCAGCCCGTTTGAACCTCTGGAACACAAATGGAGAGAGAAGCTTATGCAGGCTGCTGAACGGTATGCCGCCTTTTTAGGACTCCCGGTGTTAAAGACTGAATGTGAAGAAGCGCACACAGCCCGATGA
- a CDS encoding alginate lyase family protein, translating to MTVGYKDLRHNPAYTRPQMSDEKFLKTKLDLNRPELAEVAAKLQEGNVPGARDAYLEVIASGNNGRYYFEVKDVPSLMAYALNSYSQEEEAKQDIAEADRIVEGDIPLFKNKRVVFPKGAYDWNSWLYDSSQYQLHLTRFVYVKRLSRAYALTGDEKYAKCFNDMMSHFIDDNPMPVDDTFRAEHSTWDPLSAGVRLFMLPEAFITFFSSPSFEPEVQLKLIKSFHEHGQYVRKYHASHGNHVCMQLRGLIQTALLLPELKDSAEWLDYGMREMPGYIRQNVYPDGVQFEGSPNYHLVVMRDVYELVALFHKLGIAAGEYQEILEKMYVVMMHLLAPDGQLVKFGDTDLQVASELRDIMSLGAYLYQRSDFKALGHERLPFSLIWRVGPEAVENYNQLKAVEPTETAACFPTGGYLTSRQGWKHSDMYMAMRAGVGVGGHAHSDALSLVLYAGGRELLADSGMGLFEWNKERKYAVSTRAHNTVVVDGQDQHVRSFHWNTPTTAACRIWDFQTNGQYDYTCASHYGYTRYDDPVVHTRKVLFIKNSYWLIADLFEAKEQHRYEQYFHLPPGEVAYDCRTGEISTQLEAANLLLVHPSAGQQVDQLSVEPGRIFKQGNYYDNPVVKRSWTAAGRTVIETLAVPFGTARPKVKVERLPARRNGVELSAVEATALRIVMEDRVDEICLFHNSFNVEGYLNHTGNIIAEALLPRKNEPEALEFAGATHSRDVIVLSNRRV from the coding sequence ATGACTGTTGGTTATAAAGATTTGCGGCACAATCCCGCGTACACAAGACCGCAGATGTCTGATGAAAAATTCCTAAAAACGAAGCTTGACCTGAACAGACCGGAGCTTGCAGAGGTAGCCGCCAAGCTGCAGGAGGGCAATGTCCCTGGGGCAAGAGATGCCTATCTGGAGGTTATTGCATCCGGTAACAACGGAAGATATTACTTCGAAGTGAAGGATGTTCCCAGCCTCATGGCATATGCGTTGAACAGTTACAGCCAAGAGGAGGAAGCCAAGCAGGACATTGCCGAGGCCGACCGGATTGTAGAGGGCGATATCCCGCTGTTCAAGAATAAAAGAGTGGTTTTCCCGAAGGGAGCCTATGATTGGAACAGCTGGCTGTACGACAGCTCGCAGTATCAGCTGCATCTGACGCGGTTTGTTTATGTCAAACGCCTGTCCAGAGCGTACGCGCTGACCGGCGATGAGAAATACGCCAAATGCTTCAATGACATGATGAGCCACTTCATTGACGATAACCCGATGCCGGTGGACGATACTTTCCGGGCCGAGCATTCCACCTGGGACCCGCTTTCTGCCGGGGTGCGGCTGTTTATGCTGCCGGAAGCCTTCATCACGTTCTTCAGCTCTCCTTCGTTTGAGCCTGAAGTCCAACTGAAGCTGATCAAATCCTTCCATGAACACGGCCAATATGTACGCAAATATCATGCCAGCCATGGAAATCATGTCTGCATGCAGCTTCGCGGATTAATCCAGACGGCACTGCTCCTGCCGGAGCTGAAGGATTCCGCAGAATGGCTGGATTACGGCATGCGTGAAATGCCGGGGTATATCCGGCAGAATGTATACCCGGATGGCGTGCAGTTTGAAGGCAGCCCTAACTATCATCTGGTGGTGATGCGCGATGTATATGAGCTGGTGGCGCTGTTCCACAAGCTCGGCATCGCCGCCGGTGAATATCAGGAAATCCTGGAGAAAATGTATGTCGTCATGATGCATCTGCTGGCACCGGACGGACAATTGGTCAAATTCGGCGATACCGACCTGCAGGTAGCCAGTGAACTGCGTGATATCATGAGCCTGGGGGCATATCTGTATCAGCGCAGCGATTTCAAGGCCCTGGGACATGAGCGGCTGCCGTTCTCGCTAATCTGGAGAGTGGGACCGGAAGCTGTGGAGAACTATAATCAGCTGAAGGCTGTAGAACCAACTGAAACGGCAGCCTGCTTTCCAACCGGGGGATATTTAACCTCCCGGCAGGGCTGGAAGCATAGCGACATGTACATGGCGATGCGGGCGGGCGTTGGAGTAGGCGGACATGCCCATTCCGATGCGCTCAGCCTGGTGCTCTATGCCGGCGGGCGTGAACTGCTGGCGGATTCTGGAATGGGGCTGTTTGAATGGAATAAGGAGCGTAAATATGCGGTATCTACCCGTGCTCACAATACAGTAGTTGTAGATGGACAAGATCAGCATGTCCGCAGCTTTCACTGGAATACGCCGACTACCGCTGCCTGCCGGATCTGGGATTTTCAGACGAATGGACAATATGACTACACCTGTGCCAGCCATTACGGCTATACCCGCTATGATGATCCGGTGGTCCATACCCGGAAAGTTCTGTTCATCAAAAACAGCTATTGGCTGATCGCGGATCTGTTCGAAGCTAAGGAGCAGCACCGTTATGAACAGTACTTTCATCTGCCGCCTGGAGAAGTAGCGTACGATTGCCGCACAGGGGAGATATCCACGCAACTGGAGGCTGCTAATCTGCTGCTTGTGCATCCGTCTGCCGGGCAGCAGGTGGATCAGCTGTCCGTGGAACCGGGACGGATCTTCAAACAGGGCAATTATTATGATAACCCGGTGGTGAAGCGTTCTTGGACTGCTGCGGGAAGAACGGTCATTGAAACGCTTGCCGTTCCGTTCGGAACCGCAAGACCCAAGGTGAAGGTCGAACGCCTGCCTGCCCGGAGAAACGGGGTAGAACTATCCGCCGTAGAGGCTACCGCCCTGCGTATTGTAATGGAAGACAGAGTGGATGAAATCTGCTTATTCCATAACAGCTTCAACGTTGAGGGGTACCTCAATCATACCGGCAATATCATTGCGGAAGCGCTGCTGCCCCGCAAGAACGAGCCGGAAGCATTGGAGTTTGCCGGAGCCACTCACAGCCGGGATGTTATTGTTTTATCGAACCGGAGAGTATAG
- a CDS encoding carbohydrate ABC transporter permease: MKLRVTWFDSLIVVIICLISLLVILPFLYIIAVSFSPPGDSLAGNFFIWPKHWTLDAYSYLLNADTFLTSVRNSVVITAMGTLLSLFVSVTLAYALSKKFLPGRRIMLLFIFFTMIFHGGMIPSYLVVKNLGLIDSYWAVVLPAASSAFNIMVIRSFFQSLPESLDEAARIDGAGEFRILYSVVLPLSKPIIATFTLFFMVQFWNEFFSAVIYLNDTSRWPIQPLLRQMVAISASNISAEAAVDAQMAANLGPNVQNAAILLAMLPIVIVYPFLQKYFAKGAMLGSIKE, encoded by the coding sequence ATGAAGTTGCGGGTAACATGGTTTGACAGCCTGATTGTAGTGATTATCTGCTTAATCAGCTTGCTGGTGATATTGCCTTTTCTGTATATTATCGCTGTATCCTTTAGTCCGCCCGGTGACTCACTTGCAGGGAATTTCTTCATCTGGCCCAAGCATTGGACGCTGGATGCTTACTCCTATCTGCTGAATGCGGATACCTTCCTGACTTCGGTCAGAAACTCTGTGGTGATTACAGCGATGGGAACCCTCTTAAGTCTGTTTGTATCCGTTACACTGGCGTATGCATTGTCCAAAAAGTTTTTGCCCGGCCGGCGGATCATGCTGCTGTTCATTTTCTTCACCATGATCTTTCACGGCGGCATGATTCCCAGCTATCTGGTGGTTAAAAATCTGGGTTTGATTGACTCCTACTGGGCTGTGGTGCTTCCGGCGGCTTCCAGTGCTTTTAATATCATGGTTATCCGCTCTTTCTTTCAGAGCCTTCCTGAAAGCCTGGATGAAGCGGCCAGAATTGACGGTGCAGGTGAGTTCAGAATTTTGTATTCGGTTGTGCTTCCGCTGTCCAAACCGATTATCGCCACCTTTACACTGTTCTTTATGGTGCAGTTCTGGAACGAGTTCTTTTCCGCCGTAATCTACTTAAATGATACGTCGCGCTGGCCGATTCAACCGCTTCTCCGGCAGATGGTGGCGATCAGTGCCTCCAATATTTCGGCAGAAGCCGCAGTGGATGCACAGATGGCCGCGAATCTCGGACCCAATGTGCAAAATGCTGCAATCCTGCTGGCTATGCTGCCTATTGTTATCGTGTACCCGTTCCTGCAGAAATATTTTGCCAAGGGGGCCATGCTGGGCTCCATTAAGGAATAA
- a CDS encoding ABC transporter permease, translating into MQRILRPKRFNQLWPFYLLAAPGILYFVIFHYIPMSGLMLAFKEYSPFKGLINSSWVGLDNFRQFFGTSDFYILLKNTLLISLLNLVIYFPFTIILSLLLNELRLKVFKRVSQTIVYLPHFLSWVVIYGITISFFGPSGVINHYFTEWFGGSANFLVSNEWFRPLVIFQSIWKDAGWGTIIFLAALAGINPEQYEAAKVDGANRFQNIWHITLPGIKSTIVILLLLRLGSSMDSNFMQIFLMTNSLNLDVSNVFDLFVYHIGLEQFNYSFAITVGMFKSVASLILVLGANYAAKLLGEEGIF; encoded by the coding sequence GTGCAGAGAATTTTACGCCCTAAACGATTTAATCAGCTGTGGCCCTTTTACTTACTGGCGGCACCGGGAATTCTCTATTTTGTGATTTTTCATTACATTCCGATGTCGGGATTGATGCTGGCTTTCAAGGAGTACAGCCCGTTTAAAGGCCTTATAAACAGCTCTTGGGTCGGGCTGGATAATTTCAGACAGTTTTTCGGAACTTCCGATTTCTATATTTTGCTGAAAAATACGCTGCTGATCAGCTTGCTGAACCTGGTCATTTATTTTCCCTTTACGATTATTCTATCCCTGCTGCTGAACGAACTGCGGCTTAAGGTGTTCAAGCGGGTCTCGCAGACCATAGTGTACCTGCCCCACTTTCTGTCCTGGGTGGTTATTTACGGGATTACCATCTCCTTCTTCGGTCCATCAGGAGTGATTAATCACTATTTCACCGAATGGTTTGGCGGCAGCGCCAATTTCCTGGTCAGCAACGAGTGGTTCCGGCCGCTGGTTATTTTCCAGTCCATTTGGAAGGATGCGGGCTGGGGGACAATTATTTTTCTGGCGGCACTAGCCGGGATCAACCCTGAACAGTATGAAGCGGCCAAAGTGGATGGAGCGAACCGGTTTCAGAATATCTGGCATATTACACTGCCCGGCATCAAAAGCACCATCGTCATTCTCCTGCTGCTCCGTCTCGGCTCGTCCATGGACTCCAACTTCATGCAAATTTTCCTGATGACCAACAGCCTCAACCTCGATGTCTCCAATGTGTTCGATCTGTTCGTCTACCATATCGGTCTGGAGCAATTCAACTACAGCTTCGCGATCACCGTAGGCATGTTCAAATCCGTTGCCAGTCTGATCCTTGTACTCGGGGCCAATTATGCGGCAAAGCTTCTTGGAGAAGAAGGCATATTCTAG
- a CDS encoding extracellular solute-binding protein, producing MNFKRKLVPLVATAALMVTTLAGCSGSNNSAAESSASPEGAAKTETGSKTASIKAMTILFGNPPATENNKALEDLEKRGNVDLDVTFVPSEAYTDKLSVAVSAGNSYDLLLMDGGKDDKFSNLVKMGAFHDLTPYIEKTKNISKIDDTVWNGIKVDGKVYGIPRPRGLYGGGEANILIRKDWLDKYNLAVPKTVDELTNALAVFKEKDPAGGGKTIPFSIYGVDGINSPGPFAGVAPIQFAFGVPNIWKLDNGNAVRDFQTPEYKAFLEWLKDSWSKGLIDKDAPVLKNQGQARSKFLAGTAGAFVGNVSDMAETNIEKLKQTDPNAEIAIVDVLEGANGQKGVALLGGYYGLWAIPSSVKEDKVQQIVDFLDFSASEENVAFSKAGVAGIHSSDFKDGIAVQTEEQKKQYDLDKPSQFVLENRVDPYVYAGSKDPEILKAQRATLDAISKVGIENPFLSYNSATASKNPDSYKKMSAVMTKYVLGEGTWDDVQKEIDAWTNGTGAQIAKDLLDQYNAEHK from the coding sequence ATGAATTTCAAAAGAAAGCTTGTACCGCTTGTGGCAACAGCGGCATTGATGGTAACCACACTCGCAGGCTGCTCCGGCAGCAATAATTCCGCAGCGGAAAGCTCCGCTTCACCGGAAGGGGCCGCTAAGACAGAAACGGGCAGCAAAACGGCCAGCATCAAGGCGATGACCATTCTCTTTGGCAACCCGCCTGCAACGGAAAACAACAAAGCCCTGGAGGACCTGGAGAAGCGGGGGAATGTGGACCTGGACGTGACCTTCGTGCCATCCGAGGCTTACACGGACAAGCTCTCCGTAGCTGTATCGGCAGGCAACTCCTATGATTTGCTGTTGATGGATGGCGGAAAGGACGACAAGTTTAGCAACCTTGTGAAGATGGGGGCCTTCCATGACTTGACTCCTTATATTGAGAAAACTAAGAACATCAGCAAGATCGACGATACAGTCTGGAATGGAATCAAGGTCGATGGCAAGGTGTACGGAATTCCCCGGCCGCGGGGCCTGTATGGCGGAGGGGAAGCCAATATCCTGATCCGCAAGGACTGGCTCGACAAATACAACCTGGCTGTACCGAAGACAGTGGATGAGCTGACGAATGCTCTGGCTGTATTCAAGGAAAAGGACCCGGCAGGCGGAGGTAAAACCATACCGTTCTCGATCTACGGTGTAGATGGCATCAACAGCCCTGGACCTTTTGCCGGTGTGGCGCCGATTCAATTCGCCTTCGGCGTCCCGAATATCTGGAAGCTGGATAACGGGAATGCCGTCCGCGACTTTCAGACGCCTGAATACAAGGCATTTCTGGAATGGCTCAAGGATTCATGGAGCAAAGGGCTGATCGATAAAGATGCACCGGTGCTCAAAAATCAGGGGCAGGCGCGCAGCAAGTTTTTGGCCGGGACAGCAGGCGCCTTTGTGGGGAATGTGAGCGATATGGCTGAGACCAATATTGAAAAGCTGAAGCAGACTGATCCGAACGCCGAAATCGCCATTGTCGATGTCCTGGAAGGTGCAAACGGGCAAAAAGGCGTAGCTTTACTTGGCGGATACTACGGACTGTGGGCCATTCCAAGTTCAGTGAAGGAGGACAAGGTTCAGCAAATTGTCGATTTCCTCGATTTCTCAGCCTCCGAGGAGAATGTAGCGTTCTCCAAAGCGGGAGTGGCCGGAATCCATTCCAGTGATTTCAAAGATGGCATCGCTGTACAGACAGAAGAACAGAAAAAACAGTACGATTTAGATAAACCGAGCCAATTTGTGCTGGAAAACAGAGTCGACCCTTACGTATATGCCGGCTCCAAGGATCCGGAGATTCTGAAGGCTCAAAGGGCTACTCTGGATGCCATCAGCAAGGTTGGAATTGAAAATCCGTTCCTCAGCTACAACTCGGCAACCGCGAGCAAAAATCCGGACAGCTACAAAAAAATGAGTGCCGTGATGACGAAGTATGTGCTGGGTGAAGGGACTTGGGATGATGTCCAGAAAGAGATTGATGCCTGGACGAACGGCACAGGTGCGCAGATTGCCAAGGACCTGCTGGACCAGTACAATGCAGAGCATAAATAA
- a CDS encoding cache domain-containing sensor histidine kinase has product MSSTFLSFLRRSFYFKMILVMFAISVIPLIVLSFISVSVSSTTVEKQVNRLNAQLVNQVVDRIELTMTRLRELSEQYSRISSIQSALVSPSAQYFEEVVRKKDLIAVLSNASAIIGNVEGLQVYSAITGEVLSSAEAPAMLEISPYRPLIEAYLSSGKANLFLDKHALPDLAILDSSTYYISRVPFDLYEDLKGVLLISMNNDQYQRQIENIQLGNQGSISLLTGDGMTIATTSRLEPKEDTQRVQNILKHWKELDRPNQFAVGSSIVSVKQTSTYDNWIVVSEIPSKELTASADIIRRTVAYFLGILVFLGALCVVGFGYQLYRPLQAVKRQVDAIKKGHFDARVTHFANNEIGDLGRMLNTMAVRIQDLLADLHDSEDLKRKLEIRALQSQINPHFMYNTLNTIRMFAMMKDYEKINTLMGRLVALLRYSMENYEQTVQLQQELDYLADYVGLLNMRYKCQVHLEAEIEEPLRSMQIPKLSLQPLIENSVFHGILPNKTPEGHIKVHVYADSPKNHIVIEVSDDGVGLGKAELGTLQLHLLREESTENIGLQNVWMRMKLLFGNAAQILLLSPPGEGLTIRITLPFESVLVKEEHHEPL; this is encoded by the coding sequence ATGAGTTCAACCTTCTTAAGCTTTCTGCGCCGGAGCTTTTATTTCAAAATGATTCTGGTGATGTTCGCCATTTCCGTAATTCCTCTGATTGTTTTGTCCTTTATTTCTGTAAGCGTCTCCAGTACTACTGTTGAAAAACAGGTGAACCGCTTGAACGCCCAGCTCGTCAACCAGGTCGTCGACCGGATTGAATTAACCATGACCAGGCTGCGGGAGCTGAGCGAGCAGTATTCACGCATTTCTTCCATTCAGAGCGCATTGGTATCACCATCGGCGCAATATTTCGAGGAGGTTGTCCGTAAAAAGGATCTGATCGCCGTGCTCAGCAATGCCTCGGCGATTATCGGGAACGTGGAGGGGCTTCAGGTATATTCAGCCATTACGGGGGAAGTCCTCTCTTCTGCGGAAGCCCCGGCCATGCTTGAGATTTCTCCCTACCGGCCGCTGATCGAAGCCTATTTATCCTCAGGCAAGGCCAATCTGTTCCTGGACAAGCACGCTCTGCCGGACCTGGCGATTCTGGATTCTTCAACCTACTATATTTCACGCGTCCCCTTTGACCTGTATGAAGACCTGAAAGGGGTTCTGCTGATCTCAATGAACAATGACCAATACCAGCGGCAGATTGAGAACATTCAGCTGGGTAATCAAGGGTCTATCTCTCTTTTGACCGGAGACGGGATGACGATTGCCACGACCAGCAGGCTGGAGCCGAAAGAAGATACCCAGCGGGTGCAGAATATCCTCAAGCACTGGAAGGAATTGGACCGGCCGAATCAATTCGCGGTCGGCTCTTCCATCGTCTCCGTCAAGCAGACCTCTACCTATGATAACTGGATCGTGGTTTCGGAGATACCGTCCAAGGAGCTTACCGCCAGCGCAGACATCATCCGCAGAACCGTAGCTTACTTTCTGGGGATTCTGGTTTTTCTCGGTGCACTGTGCGTTGTCGGATTCGGGTATCAGCTATACCGGCCGCTGCAGGCGGTGAAACGGCAGGTCGATGCGATCAAAAAAGGCCATTTCGATGCCCGGGTCACTCATTTTGCCAACAATGAAATCGGCGACCTGGGCCGGATGCTCAACACCATGGCTGTACGCATTCAGGACCTGCTGGCAGATCTCCATGATTCGGAGGATCTGAAGCGCAAGCTGGAAATCCGGGCGCTGCAATCGCAGATCAACCCGCATTTCATGTACAATACACTCAACACAATCCGCATGTTCGCCATGATGAAGGATTATGAAAAGATCAATACGCTGATGGGCCGGCTGGTTGCACTTCTCCGGTATTCCATGGAAAATTATGAGCAGACGGTACAGCTGCAGCAAGAGCTTGATTATCTCGCGGATTACGTGGGGCTGCTTAATATGCGTTACAAGTGCCAAGTCCATCTGGAGGCCGAAATTGAGGAGCCGCTGCGGAGCATGCAGATTCCGAAGCTCAGCCTTCAGCCGCTGATTGAAAACTCCGTCTTTCACGGTATTCTTCCGAACAAAACGCCTGAAGGGCATATTAAGGTTCATGTTTATGCCGATTCCCCAAAAAACCATATCGTCATTGAAGTGAGCGACGATGGTGTTGGACTAGGGAAGGCCGAGCTGGGGACCCTGCAGCTCCACTTGCTCCGGGAAGAGTCCACAGAGAATATCGGGCTGCAGAATGTATGGATGCGGATGAAGCTGCTGTTCGGAAATGCCGCGCAGATCCTGCTCCTCAGCCCCCCCGGAGAAGGTCTGACCATCCGTATCACGCTGCCGTTTGAGTCTGTTCTTGTGAAGGAGGAGCATCATGAACCACTATAG
- a CDS encoding helix-turn-helix domain-containing protein, whose amino-acid sequence MNHYRVVLVEDEIPARTVFRHFIEERGDLFTLVGEAEDGQDGLELFLEHKPELIVTDITMPGMNGLEMLREIEKSGERPPQIIILTCHQDFHYAQQAIHLKAASYLIKDDCLSDPGLLTRTMEQLASQVHSIDETREKQFQLEQQVRLSEIEIEQSLFLDMLLNPAAEAKWLRTLEESQLPLQEARFKVLLLELDRGSLRFPIEQIEELKLWQFAGVNVLKELLGSIGANKVIALDKGRFLAVYTGALKLERPGFLDQVLESFAANLKMKCFFLECRFGQGLQGRPEALKRLASAPYPFFYRSDESIGIEEWERFAFFQRIPEPMSRFWSKVLKKALLEPHLSTAALEQERSSLFRQATEHGWDPEQIKSLYLRVFLDMSHTAIGAEGGAELEAALRKKLELCQTFDSVHETTCAYFHKLQQLQEGGKKIDSSISRIIQHMREDLSYPYKLEELAASINYSVPYFSSMFKKAVGESFVQYLTRLRIEKAKLLLLTTDYKTFEISESIGFENYRSFNRIFKKETGVSPSGYRRKGAAMSG is encoded by the coding sequence ATGAACCACTATAGGGTAGTACTCGTGGAAGACGAGATTCCGGCAAGAACCGTATTCCGCCATTTTATTGAAGAGCGGGGCGATCTGTTCACTCTTGTCGGCGAAGCGGAAGACGGGCAAGACGGACTGGAGCTGTTCCTGGAGCACAAACCGGAGTTAATCGTAACCGATATCACGATGCCGGGAATGAACGGTCTGGAGATGCTCCGTGAAATTGAAAAAAGCGGGGAACGCCCGCCGCAAATCATCATTCTTACCTGTCATCAGGACTTCCATTACGCCCAGCAGGCCATTCATCTGAAAGCAGCCTCCTACCTGATCAAGGATGACTGTCTTTCTGATCCTGGCCTGTTGACCAGGACGATGGAGCAACTGGCTTCTCAGGTCCATTCGATTGATGAAACGCGGGAAAAGCAGTTCCAGCTGGAACAGCAGGTCCGGCTCAGTGAAATTGAGATTGAGCAGAGCCTGTTTCTGGACATGCTGCTGAATCCCGCCGCTGAAGCTAAATGGCTGCGCACTCTGGAGGAATCGCAGCTCCCGCTACAGGAAGCCCGATTCAAGGTGCTGTTGCTGGAGCTGGACCGGGGCTCTCTGCGTTTCCCGATCGAACAGATTGAAGAGCTGAAGCTGTGGCAGTTTGCCGGAGTCAACGTGCTGAAAGAACTGCTGGGCAGCATAGGCGCAAACAAGGTAATCGCGCTAGACAAAGGGCGTTTTCTTGCCGTCTATACCGGTGCCCTGAAGCTGGAGCGCCCCGGATTTCTGGATCAGGTGCTGGAGTCCTTTGCCGCGAATCTCAAAATGAAATGCTTTTTCCTCGAGTGCAGGTTCGGGCAAGGACTGCAGGGACGGCCTGAGGCACTCAAACGATTAGCGTCTGCCCCCTACCCTTTCTTTTACCGCTCCGATGAGAGCATCGGCATTGAGGAATGGGAACGGTTCGCTTTCTTTCAGCGCATACCGGAACCGATGAGCCGATTCTGGAGCAAGGTGCTCAAGAAAGCGCTGCTGGAGCCGCATCTCAGCACCGCTGCGCTGGAACAGGAACGCAGTTCTTTATTCCGCCAGGCCACAGAGCATGGCTGGGACCCGGAACAGATCAAATCCCTGTATCTGAGAGTTTTTCTGGATATGAGCCATACCGCCATCGGAGCCGAAGGGGGTGCGGAGCTGGAAGCGGCCTTGCGGAAAAAGCTGGAGCTATGCCAAACCTTTGACTCTGTACACGAAACGACTTGCGCCTACTTCCACAAGCTTCAGCAGCTGCAGGAGGGCGGCAAAAAGATTGACTCATCCATCTCAAGGATTATTCAGCACATGCGGGAAGATCTCAGCTACCCTTACAAGCTGGAGGAACTGGCTGCTTCGATTAATTACAGCGTGCCCTATTTCAGCTCCATGTTCAAAAAAGCCGTCGGCGAAAGCTTCGTTCAATATCTGACCCGCCTGCGCATTGAGAAGGCGAAGCTGCTGCTGCTCACCACCGATTACAAGACATTCGAAATTTCCGAATCCATCGGATTCGAGAATTACAGATCGTTTAACCGGATTTTCAAAAAAGAGACTGGCGTCTCCCCTTCCGGTTACCGCCGGAAGGGGGCGGCGATGTCCGGATGA